A portion of the Zootoca vivipara chromosome 6, rZooViv1.1, whole genome shotgun sequence genome contains these proteins:
- the LOC118086486 gene encoding small ribosomal subunit protein uS19-like, whose product MAEVEQKKKHSIRKFAYRGVELDQLLDMSYEQLMQLYSALQGRRLNRGLCRKQHSLLKWLCKANNEALPMEKPEVVKTHLRDMIILPEMVGSMVGMYNGKTFNQVEISPEMIGHYLREFPITYKPVKHG is encoded by the coding sequence ATGGCGGAAgtggagcagaagaagaagcatagTATCCGGAAGTTCGCTTATCGGGGTGTTGAACTGGACCAGCTCCTCGACATGTCCTACGAGCAGCTGATGCAGCTGTACAGCGCCCTCCAGGGCCGGCGGCTCAACCGTGGCCTGTGCCGCAAGCAGCACTCCCTCCTCAAGTGGCTGTGCAAGGCCAATAACGAGGCCCTGCCCATGGAGAAGCCAGAGGTGGTCAAGACCCACCTGAGAGACATGATTATCCTTCCGGAAATGGTGGGCAGCATGGTTGGCATGTACAATGGGAAGACCTTCAACCAGGTGGAAATCTCGCCTGAAATGATTGGCCACTATTTGAGAGAGTTCCCCATAACTTACAAGCCCGTTAAGCACGGCTGA